From a region of the Danio aesculapii chromosome 4, fDanAes4.1, whole genome shotgun sequence genome:
- the LOC130223206 gene encoding transmembrane protein 243-like codes for MDDFTTRTYGTSGMDNRPLFGETSARDRIINLVVGGLASLLVLVTIISSFVFPSLPPKPLNIFFAICIMLVCGSVLVLIYWYRQGDLEPKFRNLIYYMLCSIVLLCICANLYFHDVGRDKQSNAL; via the exons ATGGATGACTTCACTACACGCACCTATGGCACCAGTGGCATGGACAACAGGCCTCTGTTCGGGGAGACCTCGGCCAGG GATAGAATCATTAATCTAGTAGTTGGTGGACTTGCATCTTTACTTGTTCTG GTGACCATCATTAGCTCATTCGTCTTCCCTTCACTGCCTCCCAAACCACTCAATATATTCTTTGCCATCTGCATCATGCTAGTCTGCGGCTCAGTGTTGGTTCTG ATATACTGGTATAGGCAGGGCGATCTGGAGCCGAAGTTCCGCAACTTGATCTACTACATGCTCTGCTCCATCGTTCTGCTGTGTATCTGTGCCAACTTGTACTTTCATGACGTGGGACGTGATAAACAGAGCAATGCCTTATAA